Proteins encoded together in one Streptomyces sp. NBC_01216 window:
- a CDS encoding carbohydrate-binding module family 20 domain-containing protein: protein MARKTVAAALALVAGAAVAVTAPAPAQAAPPGEKDVTAVMFEWKFASVATACTEQLGPAGYGYVQVSPPQERIQGTTWWTAYQPVSYKIAGPLGDRAAFKSMIDTCHAAGVKVVADSVVNHMANASGTGTGGTSFSKYDYPGLYSGADMDDCRATLSNYQDRADVQNCELVGLPDLDTGEDWVRGRIAGYLNDLLSLGVDGFRIDAAKHMPAGDLAAIKARLTDPGVYWKQEAIHGAGEAVSPGEYLGNGDVQEFRYARDLKRIFGSEKLSYLSGFGESWGYLPSGKAAVFVDNHDTERGGDTLNYKAGATYTLASVFMLAWPYGSPDVHSGYEWSDKDAGAPRGGQVDACHTDGWKCQHAWREIASMVGFRNAARGAAVTGWWDNGDNAIAFGRGDKAYVAINHQNTALTRTFQTSLAGGTYCDVQSGTPVTVDASGRLTATLAANTAVALHVGARTCPGGSTPPPATTGASFNVDATTVIGQNIYVTGDLSALGDWSPAAALKLDPASYPVWKLTVSLPAGTSFAYKYVRKDAAGNVTWESGPNRTATVPSSGRIVLNDSFRG, encoded by the coding sequence ATGGCCAGAAAGACCGTGGCCGCTGCACTCGCCCTCGTGGCGGGAGCCGCTGTGGCCGTCACGGCACCCGCCCCCGCGCAGGCCGCCCCGCCCGGTGAGAAGGATGTCACCGCGGTGATGTTCGAGTGGAAGTTCGCCTCCGTGGCGACGGCCTGCACCGAGCAGCTCGGTCCCGCCGGGTACGGGTACGTCCAGGTCTCGCCGCCCCAGGAACGCATCCAGGGCACCACGTGGTGGACGGCGTACCAGCCGGTCAGCTACAAGATCGCGGGCCCCCTCGGGGACCGCGCCGCCTTCAAGAGCATGATCGACACCTGTCACGCGGCGGGCGTGAAGGTCGTCGCCGACTCCGTCGTCAACCACATGGCCAACGCGTCGGGCACGGGAACGGGCGGGACCTCGTTCTCCAAGTACGACTACCCCGGCCTGTACTCGGGTGCCGACATGGACGACTGCCGGGCCACCCTCTCGAACTACCAGGACCGGGCCGACGTCCAGAACTGCGAACTCGTCGGCCTGCCGGACCTCGACACCGGCGAGGACTGGGTGCGCGGCCGGATAGCCGGCTACCTGAACGACCTGCTCTCGCTCGGCGTGGACGGCTTCCGCATCGACGCCGCCAAGCACATGCCGGCCGGCGACCTCGCCGCGATCAAGGCACGGCTGACCGATCCGGGCGTCTACTGGAAGCAGGAGGCGATCCACGGTGCCGGCGAGGCGGTCTCGCCCGGCGAGTACCTCGGCAACGGCGACGTGCAGGAGTTCCGCTACGCACGCGACCTCAAGCGGATCTTCGGCTCCGAGAAGCTCTCCTACCTGAGCGGCTTCGGCGAGTCCTGGGGCTACCTGCCCTCCGGCAAGGCCGCCGTCTTCGTCGACAACCACGACACCGAGCGCGGCGGCGACACCCTCAACTACAAGGCGGGCGCCACCTACACGCTCGCCTCGGTCTTCATGCTGGCCTGGCCCTACGGCTCCCCGGACGTCCACTCCGGCTACGAGTGGTCCGACAAGGACGCGGGCGCTCCCCGCGGCGGTCAGGTCGACGCCTGCCACACCGACGGCTGGAAGTGCCAGCACGCCTGGCGCGAGATCGCCTCCATGGTCGGCTTCCGCAACGCGGCACGGGGCGCCGCGGTCACCGGATGGTGGGACAACGGCGACAACGCGATCGCGTTCGGCCGGGGCGACAAGGCGTACGTGGCCATCAACCACCAGAACACGGCGCTGACCCGTACCTTCCAGACCTCGCTGGCCGGCGGCACCTACTGCGACGTGCAGAGCGGCACCCCGGTCACCGTGGACGCGTCCGGCCGCCTCACCGCGACGCTGGCCGCGAACACGGCGGTCGCACTGCACGTCGGAGCACGCACCTGCCCCGGGGGCAGCACCCCACCACCCGCCACCACCGGCGCATCCTTCAACGTCGACGCCACGACCGTCATCGGCCAGAACATCTACGTCACCGGCGACCTGTCCGCCCTCGGCGACTGGTCCCCGGCCGCGGCCCTCAAGCTGGACCCGGCGAGCTACCCCGTCTGGAAGCTGACGGTCTCCCTGCCCGCGGGCACCTCCTTCGCGTACAAGTACGTCCGCAAGGACGCGGCGGGCAACGTGACCTGGGAGTCCGGCCCCAATCGCACGGCCACCGTCCCGTCCTCGGGCCGGATCGTGCTGAACGACTCCTTCCGCGGCTGA
- the pulA gene encoding pullulanase-type alpha-1,6-glucosidase, producing the protein MIRKRTAAVVATALCAALVPALPAVGAQAPPAPPSDKTLAAQPARHDLTREQFYFVLPDRFANGDTRNDRGGLTGTRLDTGFDPTDKGFYQGGDLKGLTRKLDYIKGLGTTAIWMAPIFRNQPVQGTGKDASAGYHGYWITDFTQVDPHFGTNADLERLIDKAHAKGMKVFFDVITNHTADVVDYQEKSYDYLSKGAFPYLTRDGVPFDDADYADGTRRFPRVDRDSFPHTPVVPADKKDLKVPAWLNDPTMYHNRGDSTFAGESSAQGDFVGLDDLWTERPEVVAGMEKIYQRWVRDFDIDGFRVDTVKHVNTEFWTQWATALDAYAEKRGRDDFFMFGEVYSADPAITAPYVTEGRLDATLDFPFQDAARAFASQSGPADRLANLFAQDYRYTTDKANAYESVPFLGNHDMGRFGAFLKQDNPKADDAELLQRYRLANELMFLSRGNPVVYYGDEQGFTGPGGDKDARQTLFASRTADYLDDDQLGTTRTHASDAYDTSHPLYRQIAALSALTRRHPALRDGAQQERYAQGSVYAFSRTDARTRTEYVVAVNSATEARTVEIPTGSAHAGFTAIHGDTAHVTSDAGRKVRVTVPPLGALVLKADRPLGAPASRPSVSLRAPEAGATGTVEITADVRGGALDRVVFAAQTGNGKWQVLGSADHAPYKVTQKVTAPAGTTLRYKAVVVDGDGRTASATAATTSGPPAVEQPPTATQRDHAIVHYKRADGDYGDWGLYTWGDIADGEGTTWPAGKPFTGRDAYGAFAYVKLKPGASSVGFIAVDKDGVKDTDADRSIDLSRTGEVWIEQGVPDVRDAAPDGAYPPQDTTKALLHYRRADGDLTGWGLHTWTGAAAPTDWTKPLEPVRTDAYGAVFEVPLAPGATSLSYILHKGDEKDLPADQSLDLKASGHEVWLLDGQEKYLLPQPRGSGAALDLTQAHAVWIDADTVAWNGSAAAASSALLASRDGSLAVRDGALTGDRTVLRLQPTSLTDAQKAAFPHLRSSAAFTVDPRDRDRVRPSLRGQLVAAQYAANGAVLTATGVQLAGVLDDLYAAKATRASLGPVFRSGRPTLSLWAPTARSVTLELDGRSVRMRRDDASGVWSVTGRRGWTGKPYRYVVKVWAPSVGKIVTNRVTDPYSTALTTDSARSLVVDLADPRLAPKGWRDLRKPAAVPLRDAQIQELHIRDFSVADPTTPAAHRGTYLAFTDTGSDGSRHLRELAASGTSYVHLLPVFDIGTIPEKKSDRSEPGCDLKVYAPDSEEQQACVAAAAARDGYNWGYDPLHYTVPEGSYATDPEGTRRTVEFRRMVQSLNGAGLRTVMDVVYNHTVAAGQSDTSVLDKVVPGYYQRLLADGSVATSTCCANTAPENAMMGKLVVDSVVTWAREYKVDGFRFDLMGHHPKDNILAVRKALDGLTVAKDGVDGRKIVLYGEGWNFGEIADDARFVQATQKNMAGTGIATFSDRARDAVRGGGPFDEDPGVQGFASGLFTDPNSSPANGTPAEQKARLLHYQDLIKVGLSGNLASYTFTDTSGRTVQGSQVDYNGAPAGYAAAPGDALAYADAHDNETLYDALAFKLPAGTPAADRARAQVLAMATATLSQGPALSQAGSDLLRSKSLDRNSYDSGDWFNAIHWDCREGNGFGRGLPPAADNRAKWPYARPLLTAPALTADCGQIEAASAAYRDLQRIRTTEPAFSLATAEQVQGALSFPLSGSGETPGVITMRLDGLVVVFNATPDRRSQRVAALAGEGYRLHPVQAGGADTVVRTASYERESGTFSVPARTVAVFTTR; encoded by the coding sequence GTGATACGCAAGAGAACGGCGGCCGTCGTGGCCACCGCCCTGTGCGCCGCGCTGGTGCCGGCCCTGCCGGCGGTCGGCGCCCAGGCGCCGCCCGCGCCGCCCTCCGACAAGACACTCGCGGCCCAGCCCGCACGCCACGACCTCACCCGCGAGCAGTTCTACTTCGTGCTGCCCGACCGGTTCGCCAACGGGGACACCCGCAACGACCGCGGCGGACTCACCGGAACGCGGCTCGACACCGGCTTCGACCCCACCGACAAGGGGTTCTACCAGGGCGGCGACCTCAAGGGTCTGACCCGGAAGCTCGACTACATCAAGGGCCTGGGCACCACGGCCATCTGGATGGCTCCGATCTTCAGGAACCAGCCCGTGCAGGGCACCGGCAAGGACGCCTCCGCCGGCTACCACGGTTACTGGATCACCGACTTCACCCAGGTAGACCCCCACTTCGGCACCAACGCCGACCTGGAGAGGCTGATCGACAAGGCCCACGCCAAGGGCATGAAGGTCTTCTTCGACGTCATCACCAACCACACCGCCGACGTCGTGGACTACCAGGAGAAGTCCTACGACTACCTCTCCAAGGGCGCCTTCCCCTACCTCACCCGGGACGGCGTGCCCTTCGACGACGCCGACTACGCCGACGGGACCAGACGCTTCCCCCGGGTCGACCGCGACTCCTTCCCGCACACCCCCGTCGTCCCCGCCGACAAGAAGGACCTCAAGGTCCCCGCCTGGCTCAACGACCCCACGATGTACCACAACCGGGGGGACTCGACCTTCGCCGGAGAGTCCTCCGCGCAGGGTGACTTCGTCGGCCTCGACGACCTGTGGACCGAACGCCCCGAGGTCGTCGCGGGCATGGAGAAGATCTACCAGCGCTGGGTCCGCGACTTCGACATCGACGGCTTCCGTGTCGACACCGTCAAACACGTGAACACCGAGTTCTGGACCCAGTGGGCCACCGCGCTCGACGCCTACGCCGAGAAGCGCGGACGCGACGACTTCTTCATGTTCGGCGAGGTCTACTCGGCCGACCCGGCGATCACCGCCCCGTACGTGACCGAGGGCCGCCTCGACGCCACCCTCGACTTCCCCTTCCAGGACGCCGCCCGGGCCTTCGCCTCCCAGAGCGGCCCCGCGGACCGACTGGCGAACCTCTTCGCCCAGGACTACCGCTACACCACCGACAAGGCCAACGCCTACGAGTCGGTGCCCTTCCTCGGCAACCACGACATGGGCCGCTTCGGCGCCTTCCTCAAGCAGGACAACCCGAAGGCCGACGACGCCGAGCTCCTCCAGCGCTACCGGCTCGCCAACGAGCTGATGTTCCTCAGCCGCGGCAACCCCGTCGTCTACTACGGCGACGAGCAGGGCTTCACCGGCCCCGGCGGCGACAAGGACGCCCGCCAGACACTCTTCGCGTCCCGGACCGCCGACTACCTGGACGACGACCAGCTCGGCACCACCCGGACCCACGCGAGCGACGCCTACGACACCTCGCACCCGCTCTACCGCCAGATCGCAGCGCTCTCCGCCCTCACCCGGAGACACCCGGCGCTGCGCGACGGCGCCCAGCAGGAGCGCTACGCCCAGGGCTCCGTCTACGCCTTCTCCCGGACCGACGCACGCACCCGGACCGAGTACGTCGTCGCCGTCAACAGTGCCACCGAGGCGCGCACCGTGGAGATCCCCACCGGCTCCGCACACGCCGGATTCACCGCGATCCACGGCGACACCGCTCACGTCACCAGCGACGCCGGCCGCAAGGTCCGGGTCACCGTCCCGCCGCTCGGCGCCCTCGTCCTCAAGGCCGACAGGCCGCTCGGCGCACCCGCGTCACGTCCCTCCGTCAGCCTGCGCGCCCCCGAGGCCGGGGCCACCGGCACCGTCGAGATCACCGCCGACGTCCGTGGCGGCGCCCTGGACCGCGTCGTGTTCGCCGCCCAGACCGGCAACGGGAAGTGGCAGGTCCTCGGGTCCGCCGACCACGCCCCCTACAAGGTCACCCAGAAGGTGACCGCCCCCGCCGGAACCACCCTGCGCTACAAGGCCGTCGTCGTCGACGGCGACGGCCGTACGGCGAGCGCGACGGCCGCCACCACCAGCGGCCCCCCGGCCGTCGAGCAGCCCCCGACCGCCACCCAGCGCGACCACGCGATCGTCCACTACAAGCGCGCCGACGGGGACTACGGAGACTGGGGCCTGTACACCTGGGGCGACATCGCGGACGGCGAAGGCACCACCTGGCCGGCCGGCAAGCCCTTCACCGGCCGCGACGCCTACGGCGCCTTCGCCTACGTCAAGCTCAAGCCCGGCGCCTCCTCCGTCGGCTTCATCGCCGTGGACAAGGACGGGGTCAAGGACACCGACGCCGACCGCAGCATCGACCTTTCCCGCACGGGCGAGGTCTGGATCGAGCAGGGTGTCCCGGACGTCCGGGACGCCGCCCCCGACGGCGCCTACCCGCCGCAGGACACCACGAAGGCCCTCCTGCACTACCGGCGCGCCGACGGCGACCTCACCGGCTGGGGCCTGCACACGTGGACCGGCGCCGCCGCCCCGACCGACTGGACCAAGCCGCTGGAGCCGGTACGCACGGACGCCTACGGAGCCGTCTTCGAGGTCCCGCTCGCGCCCGGCGCGACCTCCCTGAGCTACATCCTGCACAAGGGCGACGAGAAGGACCTGCCCGCCGACCAGTCACTCGACCTGAAGGCAAGCGGCCACGAGGTCTGGCTGCTCGACGGCCAGGAGAAATACCTCCTGCCGCAGCCCCGGGGCAGCGGCGCGGCCCTCGACCTCACCCAGGCCCACGCCGTCTGGATCGACGCGGACACCGTCGCCTGGAACGGCAGCGCCGCCGCCGCCTCCAGCGCGCTGCTCGCCTCCCGCGACGGCTCCCTCGCGGTCCGGGACGGTGCCCTCACCGGTGACCGCACGGTGCTGCGCCTCCAGCCGACGTCCCTCACCGACGCGCAGAAGGCCGCCTTCCCGCACCTGAGGTCCTCCGCCGCCTTCACCGTCGACCCGCGTGACCGCGACCGCGTCCGCCCGTCGCTCCGGGGCCAGCTCGTCGCCGCGCAGTACGCGGCGAACGGCGCCGTCCTCACCGCCACCGGCGTCCAGCTCGCCGGAGTGCTCGACGACCTCTACGCCGCTAAGGCCACCCGCGCCTCCCTCGGCCCGGTGTTCCGGTCCGGCCGTCCCACCCTCTCCCTCTGGGCCCCCACCGCCCGGTCCGTCACGCTCGAGCTCGACGGCAGGAGCGTCCGGATGCGCCGCGACGACGCCTCCGGCGTCTGGTCGGTCACCGGCAGGCGCGGATGGACCGGCAAGCCCTACCGGTACGTGGTGAAGGTCTGGGCACCCAGCGTCGGGAAGATCGTCACCAACCGGGTCACCGACCCCTACTCCACCGCCCTGACCACCGACTCGGCCCGCAGCCTCGTCGTCGACCTCGCCGACCCGCGACTGGCCCCCAAGGGCTGGCGGGACCTGAGAAAGCCCGCGGCCGTCCCGCTGCGCGACGCCCAGATCCAGGAACTCCACATCCGTGACTTCTCCGTCGCGGACCCGACGACCCCGGCCGCCCACCGCGGCACGTACCTGGCCTTCACCGACACCGGCAGCGACGGCTCCCGGCACCTGCGCGAACTGGCCGCCTCCGGCACCTCCTACGTCCACCTCCTGCCGGTCTTCGACATCGGCACCATCCCCGAGAAGAAGTCCGACCGGAGCGAACCGGGCTGTGACCTGAAGGTCTACGCCCCCGACTCCGAGGAGCAGCAGGCATGCGTGGCCGCCGCCGCGGCACGCGACGGCTACAACTGGGGCTACGACCCGCTGCACTACACCGTCCCCGAGGGCTCCTACGCCACCGATCCCGAAGGCACCCGCCGCACGGTCGAGTTCCGGCGGATGGTGCAGTCCCTCAACGGCGCCGGACTGCGCACCGTCATGGACGTCGTCTACAACCACACGGTCGCGGCCGGGCAGTCCGACACGTCCGTGCTCGACAAGGTCGTGCCCGGCTACTACCAGCGTCTGCTGGCAGACGGGTCCGTCGCCACCTCCACCTGCTGCGCCAACACCGCACCCGAGAACGCCATGATGGGCAAGCTCGTCGTGGACTCGGTCGTCACCTGGGCCCGGGAGTACAAGGTCGACGGCTTCCGCTTCGACCTGATGGGACACCACCCGAAGGACAACATCCTGGCGGTCCGCAAGGCGCTCGACGGCCTCACCGTCGCCAAGGACGGCGTCGACGGCAGGAAGATCGTCCTCTACGGAGAGGGCTGGAACTTCGGCGAGATCGCCGACGACGCCCGCTTCGTCCAGGCCACCCAGAAGAACATGGCCGGTACCGGCATCGCGACCTTCTCCGACCGCGCCCGCGACGCCGTCCGCGGCGGCGGCCCCTTCGACGAGGACCCAGGAGTCCAGGGCTTCGCCTCCGGCCTGTTCACCGACCCCAACTCCTCCCCGGCCAACGGCACCCCGGCCGAGCAGAAGGCCCGGCTGCTGCACTACCAGGACCTGATCAAGGTCGGTCTCTCCGGCAACCTGGCCTCCTACACCTTCACCGACACCTCGGGCCGCACGGTCCAGGGCTCCCAGGTCGACTACAACGGCGCCCCGGCCGGCTACGCCGCCGCCCCCGGCGACGCCCTCGCCTACGCCGACGCCCACGACAACGAGACCCTCTACGACGCGCTCGCCTTCAAGCTGCCGGCCGGGACCCCGGCCGCCGACCGGGCACGGGCACAGGTCCTCGCCATGGCGACCGCGACACTCTCGCAAGGCCCCGCGCTCTCCCAGGCGGGCTCCGACCTGCTGCGTTCCAAGTCCCTCGACCGCAACTCCTACGACAGCGGCGACTGGTTCAACGCGATCCACTGGGACTGCCGCGAAGGCAACGGCTTCGGCCGCGGCCTGCCCCCGGCCGCCGACAACCGGGCCAAGTGGCCCTACGCGAGGCCGCTGCTCACCGCGCCGGCGCTGACGGCGGACTGCGGGCAGATCGAGGCCGCGTCCGCCGCCTACCGGGACCTCCAGAGGATCCGGACGACCGAGCCGGCCTTCTCCCTCGCCACCGCCGAGCAGGTGCAGGGCGCCCTGTCCTTCCCGCTCTCCGGAAGCGGCGAGACCCCGGGCGTGATCACCATGCGCCTCGACGGCCTGGTCGTGGTCTTCAACGCCACCCCGGACCGGCGGTCCCAGCGGGTCGCCGCCCTGGCCGGCGAGGGCTACCGGCTCCACCCGGTCCAGGCCGGCGGCGCGGACACCGTCGTCAGGACCGCGTCCTACGAGCGGGAGTCGGGCACCTTCTCGGTCCCGGCCCGGACCGTGGCGGTCTTCACCACCCGCTGA